A genomic stretch from Desulfohalobium retbaense DSM 5692 includes:
- a CDS encoding iron-containing alcohol dehydrogenase family protein, with protein MTLWGQETVLPALVRQGRGEKNDLLPRCTAWGNHGLLVHGASLRENGGLEALQDSCPSGVQVRYWEHAGGEPTVEQVDDLREAAHDHGATWIAAVGGGSVLDLGKACAGLALAPQPTAAYHAAGPPETPALPFAAVPTTAGTGSEATKVAVLTNPLTGVKKALRRQEMLARLVILDADCLKGAPAESMRNAGFDALTQALESLMSTGATWFTTQLAGQGLALLAESLEAALADTGSEAAEQLLLGSFLTGMAFANSRLGVVHGLAHPLGARFSIPHGHVCGLCLPLALEFNREAAPKGLQTAKEALGGKDALAFVRALADRLTLDNPLQGKTISDAGPFINEVLASGSTAHNPRPVSAEDVRFLVRALGLTING; from the coding sequence ATGACGCTATGGGGACAGGAAACCGTCTTGCCGGCCCTTGTCCGCCAAGGCCGGGGCGAAAAAAACGATTTGCTGCCGCGTTGTACGGCCTGGGGCAACCACGGACTTCTGGTCCACGGCGCCTCTTTGCGCGAGAACGGGGGGCTGGAGGCCCTGCAGGACTCCTGTCCGAGCGGGGTGCAGGTCAGGTATTGGGAACACGCCGGGGGTGAACCCACTGTCGAGCAGGTCGACGATCTGCGCGAAGCCGCCCACGATCACGGCGCGACCTGGATTGCCGCCGTCGGCGGCGGTAGCGTCCTTGATCTGGGCAAGGCCTGCGCCGGTTTGGCCTTGGCCCCTCAACCGACGGCTGCCTACCACGCCGCCGGGCCGCCCGAGACTCCGGCCCTGCCCTTTGCCGCTGTGCCGACCACAGCCGGGACCGGATCTGAGGCCACGAAGGTCGCGGTGCTGACCAATCCGCTGACAGGGGTCAAAAAAGCGCTCAGACGGCAAGAGATGTTGGCCCGACTGGTGATTCTCGACGCCGACTGTCTCAAGGGAGCGCCGGCGGAAAGTATGCGCAATGCCGGATTTGACGCCCTGACCCAGGCCCTGGAATCGCTCATGAGCACCGGCGCGACCTGGTTCACCACCCAATTGGCCGGGCAGGGCCTTGCCCTGTTGGCAGAATCCCTGGAAGCAGCCCTGGCTGACACCGGATCCGAAGCCGCTGAACAGCTGCTGCTGGGGAGCTTTCTGACCGGGATGGCCTTTGCCAATTCCCGACTCGGGGTCGTCCACGGGCTGGCACATCCGTTAGGAGCCCGTTTTTCCATTCCCCACGGCCACGTCTGCGGATTGTGCTTGCCCCTGGCGCTGGAATTCAACCGTGAGGCCGCGCCAAAGGGCCTGCAAACCGCCAAAGAGGCCCTTGGGGGAAAAGATGCCCTCGCTTTTGTCCGCGCCCTGGCCGACCGCCTGACTCTCGACAACCCCTTGCAAGGGAAAACCATTTCCGACGCCGGGCCCTTTATTAACGAAGTTCTGGCCTCAGGCTCCACGGCCCACAATCCTCGTCCCGTGAGCGCGGAGGACGTGCGCTTTCTCGTCAGGGCCCTCGGCTTGACAATAAACGGCTGA
- a CDS encoding universal stress protein — protein MPARLLHIFRNTPLGRETFLESLYFCDQLSLEPQVYIPSTTKFLMYFEHDAVQVDLDGSYLNSPGTAQRHARELLENMDMEAHFVDPKQFTASTLPDLSTSYEFMCCPRSISDLSSKIGLGHIGAKVRRILHNSRFPVLIPSAVYKPWNNITVLFGGSQNAVKSLRLGLAVGRRTGLPVDVFTYGPGRSREDYRQVLEQRGLLQTVERQIRSWNFYDSGKFQENLWEIPHDALLVLGAYGHGVIRDLLFGSTMEAVQTTMPNNMLIAGPHFRMPL, from the coding sequence ATGCCCGCACGCTTACTCCATATTTTTCGCAATACCCCCCTGGGCCGGGAGACCTTCTTGGAGTCACTGTACTTCTGTGACCAACTCTCATTGGAGCCCCAGGTCTACATCCCGTCGACGACAAAATTTCTCATGTATTTCGAGCATGATGCCGTCCAGGTCGATCTGGACGGCTCCTATCTCAACTCGCCCGGCACAGCCCAGCGCCACGCCCGGGAACTGCTTGAGAACATGGATATGGAAGCGCATTTCGTCGACCCGAAGCAGTTCACCGCCTCCACGCTGCCCGATCTTTCCACCTCTTACGAATTCATGTGCTGCCCTCGCAGCATCAGCGATCTGAGTTCAAAAATCGGTCTCGGGCACATCGGGGCCAAGGTCCGGCGAATTCTGCACAACTCCCGGTTTCCTGTGCTCATCCCCAGCGCTGTCTACAAGCCGTGGAACAACATCACCGTCTTATTCGGCGGCTCCCAGAATGCGGTCAAATCCCTGCGCCTGGGGCTCGCTGTCGGACGCCGAACCGGGTTGCCAGTGGATGTCTTTACGTATGGCCCGGGTCGCTCCCGGGAAGACTACCGGCAGGTCCTGGAACAACGTGGCCTGCTCCAGACTGTGGAGAGGCAGATCCGCTCCTGGAACTTTTACGACTCCGGAAAATTCCAGGAAAACCTCTGGGAAATCCCCCACGACGCTCTGCTCGTCCTCGGTGCCTACGGACACGGCGTGATCCGGGACCTGCTGTTTGGCAGCACCATGGAGGCCGTCCAGACCACGATGCCCAACAACATGCTCATCGCCGGACCCCATTTTCGGATGCCGCTGTAA
- a CDS encoding FmdB family zinc ribbon protein — protein sequence MPIYEYFCQQCRRVHEVVTTRASAAADVPCPDCGHGGMRRLMSRSRVVLSEQTRTERLEDPAQWAGLDEEDPVALARTLKRMGAAFGDSFEPREVDQALEESMDAAASAPEPDEGEPE from the coding sequence ATGCCGATTTATGAATATTTCTGTCAGCAGTGCCGCCGGGTGCATGAAGTGGTCACCACCCGCGCCTCAGCTGCGGCCGATGTCCCCTGTCCGGATTGCGGACACGGCGGGATGCGCCGTTTGATGTCTCGGAGCCGGGTGGTGCTCTCGGAGCAGACCCGCACGGAGCGGCTTGAAGATCCCGCTCAATGGGCCGGCCTTGATGAGGAGGACCCGGTCGCGCTGGCCCGGACCCTCAAACGTATGGGAGCCGCATTTGGGGACAGTTTCGAACCCAGGGAGGTCGACCAGGCCCTGGAGGAAAGTATGGATGCGGCCGCCTCGGCCCCAGAACCGGACGAGGGGGAGCCGGAATAG
- a CDS encoding IMP cyclohydrolase, with protein MEFLPIARALISVTDKSSIIEFGSALHQAGVELVSTGGTMRQLTQAGLPVRSVNEITGFPEILGGRVKTLHPNVHAGVLADKDNPEHMQTLQDHHIAPFDLICVNLYDFGKAVAQNQSVREAVEEIDIGGPTLLRAAAKNFHSVCVVPGPHWYPRIRQEIQDNNGTVGMSIRQQCAAETFAQVSRYDAMIADYLRPVQEQ; from the coding sequence ATGGAATTTTTGCCCATCGCACGGGCGCTTATCAGTGTCACTGACAAAAGCTCGATCATTGAGTTCGGCAGCGCCCTGCACCAGGCCGGGGTCGAATTGGTTTCCACGGGGGGAACCATGCGCCAGCTGACCCAAGCGGGGCTCCCGGTGCGCTCCGTCAACGAAATCACGGGATTCCCCGAAATTCTCGGCGGACGGGTCAAAACCCTGCACCCCAACGTCCACGCCGGCGTTCTGGCCGATAAGGACAATCCCGAGCACATGCAGACCCTGCAGGACCATCACATCGCCCCTTTTGATCTCATTTGTGTCAATCTCTACGATTTCGGCAAGGCCGTGGCCCAGAACCAGTCCGTGCGCGAAGCGGTGGAAGAGATCGATATCGGCGGACCGACCCTGCTCCGGGCGGCGGCCAAAAACTTCCATTCCGTCTGCGTCGTGCCCGGTCCGCATTGGTATCCGCGTATCCGCCAGGAAATTCAGGACAACAACGGCACTGTGGGCATGAGTATCCGGCAGCAATGCGCCGCCGAAACCTTTGCCCAGGTCTCGCGCTACGACGCGATGATCGCCGACTATCTCCGCCCCGTCCAGGAGCAATAA